The Mammaliicoccus sciuri genome window below encodes:
- a CDS encoding IDEAL domain-containing protein, whose amino-acid sequence MKQYSQVKHQSLETFVNNLNDLSVELVIDSALRENRKRELMVLIDEALANRNNTLFEQYSEELIQLEDLQS is encoded by the coding sequence TATTCTCAAGTTAAGCACCAGAGTTTAGAAACTTTTGTTAATAACTTAAATGATTTATCAGTTGAGCTTGTGATTGACTCTGCTTTACGCGAAAATCGTAAAAGAGAATTAATGGTTTTAATTGATGAAGCACTTGCGAATCGTAATAATACTTTATTTGAACAATACAGTGAAGAATTAATTCAGTTGGAGGATTTACAATCGTGA
- a CDS encoding lipoate--protein ligase, with amino-acid sequence MKFVSNNGINDPMINLAMEEYVLTSLPKDDSYFLFYINQPSIIVGKNQNTIEEVNQEYVEKHNIKVVRRISGGGAVYHDLGNLNFSFVTKDDEDSFHNFAKFTQPIVDALNEMGVKAELSGRNDIQVGERKISGNAMVKQKDRMFSHGTLMLNSEIEEVVNALRVNEAKIKSKGIKSIRSRVANIQEFLEEPMDIETFKQRILTSIFKQQGSEDVEEYHLTDEDWDNINELSKNKYQKWEWNYGKNPKYNFERSHKFDRGLVQIKLDVKKGKIEHAAIFGDFFGVGDVKDIEEALIGVQHQKSSIQEALKDIDVYHYFGDIAKEEIINLML; translated from the coding sequence ATGAAATTTGTAAGTAATAATGGTATTAACGATCCAATGATTAATTTAGCTATGGAGGAATATGTCTTAACTTCTCTTCCTAAAGATGATAGTTATTTCCTATTCTATATTAATCAACCATCCATTATTGTAGGGAAAAATCAAAATACGATTGAAGAAGTTAACCAAGAGTATGTTGAGAAACACAACATCAAAGTTGTAAGAAGAATTTCTGGTGGTGGAGCTGTATATCACGATTTAGGTAATCTTAACTTTAGCTTTGTTACAAAAGATGACGAAGACAGTTTCCATAACTTTGCGAAATTTACACAACCAATCGTTGATGCTTTAAATGAAATGGGTGTTAAAGCAGAATTATCTGGTAGAAATGATATTCAAGTCGGGGAAAGAAAAATATCAGGTAATGCAATGGTTAAACAAAAAGATCGCATGTTCTCACATGGAACATTAATGTTAAATAGTGAAATCGAAGAGGTTGTAAATGCACTTCGCGTTAACGAAGCAAAAATAAAATCTAAAGGTATTAAATCTATAAGATCACGTGTCGCAAACATACAAGAGTTCTTAGAAGAGCCAATGGATATTGAAACATTTAAACAACGTATACTTACATCGATCTTTAAACAACAAGGTAGTGAAGATGTTGAAGAATACCATTTAACAGATGAAGATTGGGATAACATTAATGAACTAAGTAAAAATAAATACCAAAAATGGGAATGGAATTATGGCAAGAATCCTAAATACAACTTTGAAAGAAGTCATAAATTTGATAGAGGACTTGTCCAAATTAAATTAGATGTTAAAAAAGGTAAAATAGAACACGCAGCAATATTCGGTGATTTCTTTGGTGTCGGTGATGTAAAAGATATTGAAGAAGCATTAATAGGTGTTCAACATCAAAAATCATCTATTCAAGAAGCATTAAAAGATATTGATGTTTATCACTATTTTGGAGATATCGCTAAAGAAGAAATTATTAATTTAATGCTATAA
- a CDS encoding YkvS family protein yields the protein MTIAEVGNIIEFQDGLRGRVEKINENSVIVDITIMDNFESLELPEKTVVNHKRYTIISEEG from the coding sequence ATGACAATCGCAGAAGTTGGAAATATCATAGAGTTTCAAGATGGATTAAGAGGTAGAGTTGAAAAAATTAATGAAAACTCAGTTATCGTAGATATCACAATTATGGATAACTTTGAAAGTTTAGAGTTACCTGAAAAAACTGTAGTAAATCATAAGCGTTATACAATAATTTCTGAAGAGGGATAA
- a CDS encoding CPBP family glutamic-type intramembrane protease — protein sequence MKRQINPQLIWFISSFIIFHIILFIMQGEKEVFWYLYTGIMLIAGISYVFYQRDIKSKRLLQSIGYGLIGAIILVLLQLLLSQIYNGLSYASLFKELMHAGVFYKWQMLVTIVIAIPCHELYIRTILQNQLQLKFSQPIIAIVVSALASSSLFLYLDNLAIFMFIFLAQLILSTLYFYTKRIVTSYVAQIAAIIILVIIFS from the coding sequence GTGAAAAGACAAATTAATCCTCAATTAATATGGTTCATATCTAGTTTCATTATTTTTCACATTATTTTATTCATTATGCAAGGTGAAAAAGAAGTATTCTGGTACTTATATACTGGTATTATGCTGATTGCGGGCATTAGCTATGTCTTTTATCAACGTGACATCAAATCTAAACGATTACTTCAATCAATTGGATATGGTCTCATTGGTGCCATTATATTAGTTCTACTTCAGCTATTATTATCACAAATTTATAATGGCTTGTCATATGCATCCTTATTTAAAGAATTAATGCATGCTGGCGTATTTTATAAGTGGCAAATGCTTGTAACAATTGTAATTGCTATACCTTGTCATGAGTTATATATTAGAACAATTTTACAAAATCAGTTGCAACTGAAATTTTCACAACCTATTATTGCAATCGTTGTGAGTGCCCTTGCATCTAGTTCACTATTTTTATATTTAGATAATTTAGCTATATTTATGTTTATATTTTTAGCACAACTCATATTATCTACATTGTATTTCTATACGAAAAGAATCGTAACATCTTATGTAGCTCAAATTGCAGCAATCATCATACTCGTTATAATTTTCAGCTAA